CCCCATCGCGACACAGGTTATCCGCTGCTTCCCATGTCCCTAGACCCGCTCGCGCCAGGAACACTGGCCCTCGCCGAAGAATTCGGTCTCTCCCGCGACGAATATGACCTCGTCCTGGAAAAGCTCGGCCGCATCCCGAACGTCACCGAACTCGGCATCTTCTCGGTGATGTGGAGCGAGCATTGCTCCTACAAATCCACGCGCGTGCATTTGGCGAAATTCCCGACCAAGGCGCCGCACGTAATTTACGGGCCCGGCGAGAACGCGGGCGCCATCGACATCGGCGAGGGGCTGGCCGCCATCTTCAAGATGGAGAGCCACAACCACCCAAGCTTCATTGAACCGTTCCAGGGCGCGGCCACCGGCGTTGGCGGTATCCTGCGCGACGTGTTCACGATGGGCGCGCGCCCGGTTGCTATCATGAACGCATTGCGCTTCGGCGAGCCGGATCATCCGAAGACGCGCAAGCTCGTCGACGGCGTCGTCAGCGGCATCAGCTTTTACGGCAATTGCGTCGGCGTGCCGACTGTTGGCGGCGAGACCAATTTCGACGCCCGCTACAACGGCAACATTCTGGTCAACGTGTTCTGCCTCGGTATCGCCGATAAGAACAAGATTTTCACCAGCGCCGCCAAGGGCGCGAACAATCCTGTCGTCTATGTCGGCGCCAAGACCGGCCGCGATGGCATTCACGGCGCGACGATGGCGAGCGCTGAATTCGTTGAAGGCGAGGACGGCCTGCGCCCCACCGTGCAAGTCGGCGATCCCTTCCTCGAAAAGCTGCTCATTGAAGCGTGCCTCGAATTGATGGCGACGGACGCCATCATCGGCATCCAAGACATGGGCGCCGCCGGCCTCACGTCGTCATCCGTTGAAATGGCCTCCAAAGGCGAAGCCGGCATCTTGCTCGATCTCGACCAAGTGCCAGCGCGCGAAGAGGGCATGACGCCGTACGAATTCATGCTCTCGGAAAGCCAAGAGCGCATGTTGATGACGTTGAAGCCCGGCCGCGAAGCCGAAGCCAAAGCGATCTTCGAGAAATGGGGCTTGGACGCGGCCGTCATCGGCCACACCACCGACACCGGCAATCTCACGCTCCGTTGGCACGGCCAGATCGTCTGCGATATTCCGCTCGGGCCACTCGCCGACGAAGCGCCGAAATATGAGCGCCCGTATGTGCAGCCGCTTAAGGCCATCCCGCTTACTGAAGGCGAACAGAAGCGCCTCTCGGAAGATTATCCGGGCTTCGCGTCGTCGTTGTCATCGCTGCTCTCGCAACCGGATCAAGCCTCGAAGCGCTGGATTTGGGAGCAATACGACCGCCACGTCCAAGGCGACACATTGGCCGATAGCGGTAGCGACGCCGCCATCGTGCGCCTCTACGGCTCGCGCCGCGCGCTCGCCATGACGTGCGATGTCACGCCCCGCTACGTGGAAGCCGACGCGTACGAAGGCGGCAAGCAAGCCGTCGCCGAGGCCTGGCGCAATCTCAGCGCCGTCGGCGCGCGCCCGCTCGCCGTCACCGACAATCTCAATTTCGGCAATCCGCAGCGCCCCGAAATCATGGGCCAGATCGTGCACGCGATCGAAGGCATGGCCGAAGCCTGCCGCGAGCTTTCGTTCCCGGTGATCAGCGGCAACGTCTCGCTTTATAACGAGACCAACGGCCAAGCCATTTTGCCGACGCCCGCGATCGGCGGCGTCGGCATCATCGACAATCTCGAACGCCGCGCCACCGCCGATGCGCTGAAAGCTGGCGACACGCTCGTTCTGATCGGCGAAACGCACGGCCATCTCGGCCAATCGATCTACGCACGCGATCTCTTCAAGCTCGGCGGGGCCGCGCCACGCGTCGATCTCGCGCTGGAAAAGAAGAACGGCGATTTCGTTCGCGGCTTGATCGCGGATGGCACAGTCCGCGCCGCGCACGATCTCTCCGACGGCGGCGTCGCACTCGCGGCCGCTGAAATGGCGCTCGGCGCCGACGTCGGCGTGCAGCTCGGCTACCAGGGCGATCTCACCGACGCGCAATTCCTCTTCGCCGAGGATCAAGCGCGCTATCTGATCGCGCTGCCCTCGCAGAAGATCGACGATCTCGACCGCCGCGCGCGTGCGGCGGGCGTCGAATATCTCATCGTCGGCGAAGCTGGCGGGCGCGAGATTTCCTATCTCGGTTCAAGCGGCCAACGCGAACACGTCAACATCGCCGAACTCCGCCACGCCCACGAAAGCTGGCTGCCCACCTATATGAAGAAGGCGCACTAAGCTCTATCCTCATCCTCCCCGCATGCGGGGAGGAGGTGTGCGTTGGCCTATCACCATCGCCTGCAATCACGAGGGCTCGGGCGGAGATTGGCCCTCGCCGATTTCGCCGCGCTTGGATTGGAGATTGTTGAGCACGATGGCCGGCCAGCGGCACGCACGGCGGCGGGCTTTGATATTCACGAAGCGGACGAATGGTTCGCCGAGCGCCTGAGCGAACCCCAGGTCGTCGCATTGGTGCAGATTGCCGAACGTCTGGACGCGGACGTTATCGGCGACGAGGGCGAGGTTTGCAGCGTTGTGAATGGCGCGCTCGTCGAGCGTAATTCGACCAAAGCGCAGTCGCCGCGCTCACTCTGGTTGCAACGCAATCGCTGGGCCATCATCTATGCATCGATCTAGGCGGTGATATTGCTTGTCGCCTTGCTTCGCCGCTGGCCGCTTTTTTAGTCGAGAGACGCATGCCCCAATACGACTACGATCTCATCGTCATCGGCGCGGGCTCAGGGGGCGTGCGGGCGGCGCGGCTTGCTTCCAAGAGCGGCGCAAAGGTCGCCATCATCGAGCAGGTGCAGGTGGGCGGCACGTGCGTGTTGCGCGGCTGCGTGCCGAAAAAATTCCTCGTCTATGCGTCGGAATATAGCCAGGCCTTCCGCGACGCCAAAGGCTTCGGCTGGACCGTCGATTGGGCGCGCTTCGATTGGCCGACGCTCCGCGACACCGTGCAAACGGAAGTGAACCGGCTCTCCGGCATCTACATCAAAAATCTCGACGCCGCCGGCGTGCGCATCATCGAAGATCGCGCCGTGCTCACCGACGCGCACACGATCCGCCTCACGCGCGAAGGCCGCTACCTCAGCGCCGAACGCATTCTCGTCGCAACCGGCGGCCACACCTATCGCCCCGAGGAAACGCCCGGCCAAGAACTCGGCATCACCTCCACCGACGCTTTCCTGCTCGACGAATTGCCCGCAAGCATCGTCATCGCCGGCGGCGGGTTCATCGCGCTTGAGTTCGCCAACATCTTCGCAAACCTCGGCGTCGAAACCACCATTGTCTATCGCGGCGAGCGTTTGCTGCGTGGCTTCGATCATGACGTGCGCATGCACGTGCAAGCCGATTACGAACGCTCCGGCGTCAAAGTGATCTGCGGCTCCACAATCAGCGAAATCGCCGCCCTCAGCGGCAATCGCAAGCTCGTCACGCTCTCGAACACGATGCGGCTGGAAGCCGATCAAGTGATGTGGGCGGTGGGACGCACGCCGAACACGCATGGGCTCGGCCTTGAAGCCGCTGGCGTGAAACTCAGCGAACGCGGCGCGGTGATCGTCGATGAATATTCGCGCTCCAGCACGCCTTCGATCTGGGCGGTGGGCGACGTGACCGACCGCATCAATCTCACGCCCGTCGCCATCCGCGAGGCGGTGGCGTTCGTGGAAACCGAGTTTCACCAACGCCCGACCAAGTTCGAGCACAAGGATGTGGCGAGCGCCGTGTTCTCAAGCCCGCCCGTCGGCGCCGTGGGCTTAAGCGAGCAAGACGCGCGCATGAAAGGCCACAAGCTCAAGATTTTCCGCACTGTGTTTCGGCCGATGAAAAACATCCTCGCCGGCAATGAGCAGCGCGTGATGATGAAGCTGGTGGTCGACGCGAAAACCGATTGCGTGCTGGGTGTGCATATCGCGGGCGTCGATGCGCCGGAGATGATTCAGCTCGCCGCCATCGCCGTCAAAGCCGGCCTCACCAAAGCGCAATGGGATATGACCTGCGCCGTCCATCCTACCGCCGCCGAAGAACTCGTCCTCATGGGCGAACCCGTCAGCCACGACAACGAAGCGCCAGCTTGAACGAAGACAATAGCCTCCGTTGGGAGCCCGAGAGTCTAGTTCCTGAGGAGCTGGAAGAGCGCGTCCGAATCTACCCCTCTGGTCGTGGCGGCGTCACGATATTCAGAGGGGGAACTCTGTTGTTCGTATTCCCAATGGGGACGCCATAGATGAGGCGCGGCTCCTTATGGACGAAGCGCGCCGCATCCTCAGCTTTCACGTCGTTCCCATGAAGGACGCAGGCTACTTGGTCGGCTTTAACAAAGCCGTAGCTGTGTACGTTAGTCAGGAAGAGTTTCGCAGCCGACAAGTAGAGATCGAACGTCGTATCGGCGACCTGGTATTTGCTGGCGAGAAGTTTGAGATGGCCGCCAACGCTGACATGGGGCACGGCCTGATAGGCGTGTACGCGCGCCGGAAGTTGCACCGCGACGCGTCTCTTCGACTTTTACAAGCGCGTTTAGTCAGCCCGCCCCCGCAACAATCCAATAAAACCAAGCTTCTCCACACACGCATCGCCGGTTTGTGCATCGTTCACTTGATCCAAATTTACCGAAAACTAACCATCCCCGCCGACCGTCCGGCGTTCGGAAACGGATTAAGTGAAGAGGGGCCAGAATATGCCCGCGCGTTTGGTTTCAGTGATCAACATGAAGGGCGGCGTGGGCAAATCCACGACGACGGTCTCGCTCGCTGAAACGCTTGCTCTGCATCAGCGCCGCCGCGTGCTGGTGATCGATCTCGATCCGCAAACCAACGCCTCGATCATGGTCGCCGGCCCCGAAAAGTGGAACGCGATGCGCGAGGCCGAGCGGACGCTCGATTTCTATTTTGAATCCTACATCGTCCAGCAGCGCCCAAAGCCGTTCAAGCAATTGATCGAGCTCAAGGTCAGCGACCTCAAAGGCAAGCCGGACGTGTCGCTCTGCGCCTCGGCGCCGGAATTCCGCATCGTCGAACGCGACATGATCGAAAGCTTCGTCAAGCGCGGCTTCCAGATCGATCAAATCCAAAAGTGGATTTGCGAGCGCTTCGCCAACGGCATCAAGAACGTCGTCAACGAATACGATTACATCCTGATCGATTGTCCGCCCGGCATTTCGCTGTTCGCCGAAGCGGCGCTGATCGCGGCCGATGCGATCCTGGTGCCGTCGATCCCCGATTACGTATCGCGTTTGGGCTTGATCACCTTCCGCAAGCGCGCGCTGCGCTTGATCAACGAGCGTCGCGGCGGCCCGTCGCAGCTCATGGTGCTCGCCACCAAATACGACGAGACCTTCTCGCTGCACCGCTCGGAAGCATCGCTGCTGAAGGACAATCTCGGCGAAGCGATGTTTGATGTGCGCATCCCGCAGCACGTCGATATCGCCAAGGCGGCCGAATGGTCGGAAACGCCGCGTACGTTCGAACAAAAGTACGGCGCGATGGCGCCGATCGTCGCCAAGCTCGGCGAGGAATTCGTCTCTAAAGTGGAAGTCGCGCAGGCCCTATGAGTCTGAACAGGACGCTCGATCGCTTCTTCGATGAAATTCGCCGCGAGGCGAAGCGCAATCCCGATTTCGCCAACCGCCTAGACGCGGTCCTCCAACGCCACGACTCGCGCCGCGACGTGCCCGACGAGGTGCTCGAAGACGTAGCGCGCGACGAAGCTCCTCCCCCGCAAGCGGGGGAGGTCCGAGCGAAGCGAGGGGAGGGGGAAATGCCGCCAGCTCCAGCCCCCGCAAAGAAGCCAGCGCCCACAGCCAAACCCGCAGCGCCCGCGCCAGCCGCCAAGAAGCCAGCCCCGGCCATCAACCCGGCCGGCCTCTACAAACGCGAAGGCGAAGACGCGCTCCGCAAAGCGCTCGACGGCCAAGAACTCACCGCGCTCCGCGCCCTCGTCGCCGAGCACAATCTCGACCCCAGCGGCGTCACGCCCTCGCTCACCCGCGACGAGCTCGCCACCCACATCCTCGCCCAAGCCAAACGCCGCGCCGAACGCGACGAGAAAATGTTCGACTACTGAGTGCGAACTCCTTCCCCGCGTGCGGGGGAGGAGGCGAGCAACGCGAGCCGGAGGGGGTAAGTCCGCCAACACCCCCTCAGTCATCGCGCGTCGCGCGCTGACAGCTCCCCCGTAAACGGGTGAGCAGTTGAGCAAGCTAAGCCGACTGCTCGGTCAGCCCGCCGCGGCCAAGTGTCTTGTCCATCCTGCCGCATGGGGACAGGGTGACGCGCGCGTAAATCCTCGGTAACAACCCCCGCCATGTTCGATAAAATCCTGATCGCCAATCGCGGCGAAGTCGCCGTCCGCATCATCCGCACCGCCCGCCGCATGGGCATCAAAACGGTCGTGGTCTATTCCGAGGCCGACCGCGACAGCCTCGCCGTCGATATGGCTGACGAGACCGTGTTCATCGGCCCCGCGCCCGCTGCGCAATCCTATCTGGTCATCGACAAGATCGTCGACGCCGCCAAACAAACCGGCGCGCAAGCGATCCACCCAGGCTTCGGCTTCCTCTCCGAGAAAGCCGAATTCGCCGATCGTCTGCTGGCGGAGAAGAT
This genomic interval from Vitreimonas flagellata contains the following:
- the purL gene encoding phosphoribosylformylglycinamidine synthase subunit PurL — its product is MSLDPLAPGTLALAEEFGLSRDEYDLVLEKLGRIPNVTELGIFSVMWSEHCSYKSTRVHLAKFPTKAPHVIYGPGENAGAIDIGEGLAAIFKMESHNHPSFIEPFQGAATGVGGILRDVFTMGARPVAIMNALRFGEPDHPKTRKLVDGVVSGISFYGNCVGVPTVGGETNFDARYNGNILVNVFCLGIADKNKIFTSAAKGANNPVVYVGAKTGRDGIHGATMASAEFVEGEDGLRPTVQVGDPFLEKLLIEACLELMATDAIIGIQDMGAAGLTSSSVEMASKGEAGILLDLDQVPAREEGMTPYEFMLSESQERMLMTLKPGREAEAKAIFEKWGLDAAVIGHTTDTGNLTLRWHGQIVCDIPLGPLADEAPKYERPYVQPLKAIPLTEGEQKRLSEDYPGFASSLSSLLSQPDQASKRWIWEQYDRHVQGDTLADSGSDAAIVRLYGSRRALAMTCDVTPRYVEADAYEGGKQAVAEAWRNLSAVGARPLAVTDNLNFGNPQRPEIMGQIVHAIEGMAEACRELSFPVISGNVSLYNETNGQAILPTPAIGGVGIIDNLERRATADALKAGDTLVLIGETHGHLGQSIYARDLFKLGGAAPRVDLALEKKNGDFVRGLIADGTVRAAHDLSDGGVALAAAEMALGADVGVQLGYQGDLTDAQFLFAEDQARYLIALPSQKIDDLDRRARAAGVEYLIVGEAGGREISYLGSSGQREHVNIAELRHAHESWLPTYMKKAH
- the gor gene encoding glutathione-disulfide reductase → MPQYDYDLIVIGAGSGGVRAARLASKSGAKVAIIEQVQVGGTCVLRGCVPKKFLVYASEYSQAFRDAKGFGWTVDWARFDWPTLRDTVQTEVNRLSGIYIKNLDAAGVRIIEDRAVLTDAHTIRLTREGRYLSAERILVATGGHTYRPEETPGQELGITSTDAFLLDELPASIVIAGGGFIALEFANIFANLGVETTIVYRGERLLRGFDHDVRMHVQADYERSGVKVICGSTISEIAALSGNRKLVTLSNTMRLEADQVMWAVGRTPNTHGLGLEAAGVKLSERGAVIVDEYSRSSTPSIWAVGDVTDRINLTPVAIREAVAFVETEFHQRPTKFEHKDVASAVFSSPPVGAVGLSEQDARMKGHKLKIFRTVFRPMKNILAGNEQRVMMKLVVDAKTDCVLGVHIAGVDAPEMIQLAAIAVKAGLTKAQWDMTCAVHPTAAEELVLMGEPVSHDNEAPA
- a CDS encoding ParA family protein; this encodes MPARLVSVINMKGGVGKSTTTVSLAETLALHQRRRVLVIDLDPQTNASIMVAGPEKWNAMREAERTLDFYFESYIVQQRPKPFKQLIELKVSDLKGKPDVSLCASAPEFRIVERDMIESFVKRGFQIDQIQKWICERFANGIKNVVNEYDYILIDCPPGISLFAEAALIAADAILVPSIPDYVSRLGLITFRKRALRLINERRGGPSQLMVLATKYDETFSLHRSEASLLKDNLGEAMFDVRIPQHVDIAKAAEWSETPRTFEQKYGAMAPIVAKLGEEFVSKVEVAQAL